The Engystomops pustulosus chromosome 4, aEngPut4.maternal, whole genome shotgun sequence genome contains a region encoding:
- the FGL2 gene encoding fibroleukin, protein MKSLSCLIAFAALSAGLTSAEEENVPTEKLVNACPIRMKNGGKCDEEGSCPYQITLPPMTIQLPKQLQLLEKTLKEVQNLKEIVNNLKKSCQDCKLQADENPDEKNIDNPLEEGQVNQIQDLQSKMKKMSISLKNARNQINNLQHQIENMNTNNVDDYIDKKIANLSFTLSNVDKCSSNCQAKEPSPSIQLIFRDCSDYYKMGKRLNGIYQVMPDPKNKTFGVFCDMESMGGGWTVVQRRKDGSINFNRTWDEYKSGFGNLSGEFWLGNDRLHLLSKSANMMLRIELEDFKGVKEYASYDQFYVANEYLKYKLSVSGYSGTAGDALHFSKQYNHDQKFFTTPDKDNDRYPSGNCGAYYSSGWWFDACMSANLNGKYYEKEYKGVRNGIFWGTWEGVSDQQINSFRQTFKAVSMMIRPKDFSP, encoded by the exons ATGAAGTCTCTCTCGTGTCTCATAGCCTTTGCTGCACTGTCAGCTGGGCTAACTAGTGCAGAAGAAGAGAATGTTCCTACTGAAAAACTTGTTAATGCCTGTCCCATAAGAATGAAGAATGGAGGTAAATGTGATGAAGAAGGGAGCTGTCCCTACCAGATAACTTTGCCTCCAATGACAATCCAGTTACCTAAGCAGCTGCAGCTTCTTGAAAAAACGCTGAAGGAAGTACAAAACCTTAAAGAAATTGTTAATAACCTTAAGAAATCATGTCAAGACTGTAAACTGCAAGCAGATGAGAATCCAGATGAAAAGAATATTGACAACCCTCTTGAAGAAGGACAGGTGAATCAAATACAAGATCTGCAGTCTAAGATGAAGAAAATGTCCATCAGTCTGAAGAATGCTCGGAATCAGATTAACAACTTACAGCATCAGATAGAGAACATGAATACAAACAACGTGGATGATTACATCGACAAGAAGATAGCAAACCTGTCATTCACACTGAGCAATGTGGACAAATGCTCCAGCAACTGCCAAGCAAAGGAACCCAGTCCAA GCATACAGCTTATCTTCAGAGACTGTTCAGACTACTACAAGATGGGTAAAAGATTGAACGGCATTTACCAAGTCATGCCAGATCCGAAGAATAAGACATTTGGAGTTTTCTGTGATATGGAATCTATGGGTGGAGGTTGGACTGTGGTGCAGAGGCGTAAAGATGGTAGTATAAATTTTAATAGGACATGGGATGAATACAAAAGTGGTTTTGGAAACCTTAGTGGAGAGTTTTGGTTGGGAAATGACAGGCTTCATCTCTTGTCTAAAAGTGCCAACATGATGCTGAGAATTGAGCTTGAAGATTTTAAGGGGGTAAAAGAATATGCCAGTTATGACCAGTTCTATGTAGCCAATGAATATCTAAAGTATAAATTGTCTGTCAGTGGCTATAGTGGAACAGCCGGTGATGCTCTCCACTTCAGCAAACAGTACAATCATGACCAAAAGTTCTTTACTACACCAGACAAAGACAATGACAGGTATCCATCGGGAAACTGTGGCGCTTACTATAGCTCTGGGTGGTGGTTTGATGCATGCATGTCTGCCAATCTTAATGGCAAATACTATGAGAAAGAATACAAGGGGGTCCGTAATGGTATTTTCTGGGGTACATGGGAAGGTGT